A window from Drosophila yakuba strain Tai18E2 chromosome 3L, Prin_Dyak_Tai18E2_2.1, whole genome shotgun sequence encodes these proteins:
- the LOC6534832 gene encoding uncharacterized protein LOC6534832 — protein sequence MSENELSDAVTRVLLELYQRHGTPMVSQPMAGVGENAYGQVLRVSWPTIADAATVVVKMAPRNEARRSHMHVVEYYAREVFMYQEVFPVFRELSQDPNTFTVPPALQAYCLKAPDEFLIFEDLSESGFLPNSRSIMPTYDIVICSLKALAELHACSFILQRTDSVQFKKLVEFVKKDNLFTPEIEEVTIEFGKVQLRRARNILSESDGDQVAAVQEVLQLCEQQLKSLALYCVDGNAQAPHAVICHGDFWNNNILYRHEPNSDQPVEAKLIDFQMSRYAPPVLDIVHYLFACTEKELRDEHFPAFMEAYYNTLHLKLASCNLSLEDIYPRSVFNRQLQLFGVYGLIMGAFSLPFFISNANEVIDIDTVSEAIQNLSTSSDEPKYKELIEEYEMLNARTLPIFKRRITGIVEDLIKYNMTETLFKMNSEQSSKVL from the exons ATGAGCGAGAACGAGCTTTCCGACGCCGTTACCCGAGTCCTTTTGGAGCTCTACCAACGCCATGGCACACCTATGGTCTCGCAACCGATGGCCGGAGTTGGGGAGAATGCCTACGGACAGGTTCTCCGAGTGAGTTGGCCCACGATCGCGGACGCAGCAACCGTGGTGGTCAAAATGGCGCCTAGAAACGAGGCCCGAAGGTCCCACATGCATGTCGTGGAGTACTATGCTCGCGAGGTTTTTATGTACCAGGAGGTATTCCCCGTTTTTCGGGAGCTATCACAAGATCCGAACACGTTCACCGTGCCGCCGGCCCTACAGGCCTATTGCTTAAAAGCTCCCGATGAGTTCTTGATATTCGAGGACCTATCTGAAAGCGGATTTCTTCCCAATTCGCGCAGTATTATGCCTACCTACGACATCGTGATCTGCTCCCTGAAAGCTTTAGCGGAGCTACATGCGTGCTCATTCATTCTGCAGCGGACCGATTCCGTACAGTTCAAGAAGCTAGTGGAGTTCGTGAAGAAGGATAACCTCTTTACACCCGAAATTGAGGAAGTCACTATTGAGTTTGGAAAGGTACAGTTGCGAAGGGCGAGAAACATCCTGAGTGAATCCGATGGAGACCAAGTGGCTGCGGTCCAGGAAGTCCTGCAATTGTGCGAACAGCAGTTAAAATCCTTGGCTCTTTACTGTGTGGACGGAAACGCACAGGCACCACATGCTGTTATCTGTCATGGTGACTTCTGGAATAATAATATTCTCTACAGGCACGAG CCTAATTCTGATCAACCTGTGGAGGCCAAGCTCATCGACTTTCAAATGTCACGGTATGCACCGCCCGTTCTCGACATAGTCCATTACCTATTTGCCTGCACGGAGAAAGAATTGCGGGACGAGCACTTCCCCGCCTTTATGGAAGCTTACTACAACACGCTGCACCTGAAATTGGCATCGTGTAATCTTTCGCTCGAGGACATATATCCACGCAGTGTCTTCAATCGGCAATTGCAGCTTTTCGGTGTTTACGGTTTGATAATGGGCGCATTTTCGCTACCCTTTTTTATTTCCAACGCCAACGAAGTAATTGATATCGATACTGTGTCCGAGGCCATCCAGAATCTTTCGACATCTTCTGATGAACCCAAGTATAAGGAGCTAATTGAAGAATACGAAATGCTCAATGCCCGGACTTTACCAATTTTCAAGCGGCGAATTACTGGCATCGTTGAGGAtcttataaaatataacatGACAGAGACACTATTTAAAATGAACTCCGAGCAAAGTTCTAAagtattataa